The following proteins are co-located in the Candidatus Zixiibacteriota bacterium genome:
- the surE gene encoding 5'/3'-nucleotidase SurE: MRILLTNDDGVHAEGINVLFQELKKYHEVLLFAPDREQSATGHSLTLSHPLRIHKFADDCYSCDGTPTDSVLLAVLNILNHKKPEMVISGINHGPNMGEDVMYSGTVAAAIEGSQLGIHSIAASMVNSKNADFKSVARFIRRLVKGYPKMNLSPKTILNINFPGKVKDGFKKYRFTSLGSREYDDIIEKRKDPRGWDYYWIAGSPIWKMVPGTDIYAIESGEVSITPIHFHFTDNKALSSLTENGFKLPR, translated from the coding sequence ATGCGAATTTTACTTACCAATGATGACGGTGTTCATGCGGAAGGAATTAACGTTCTCTTTCAGGAATTGAAAAAATATCATGAGGTTTTACTTTTCGCTCCCGATAGAGAACAGTCGGCCACCGGTCATTCATTGACGCTGTCTCATCCTTTACGCATACATAAATTCGCCGATGATTGTTATTCCTGCGACGGCACTCCGACGGATTCAGTCTTGTTAGCCGTATTAAATATACTGAATCACAAAAAGCCGGAAATGGTCATATCCGGAATCAATCACGGGCCCAACATGGGCGAGGACGTCATGTATTCAGGGACGGTTGCCGCCGCCATTGAAGGCTCTCAACTGGGTATTCACTCGATTGCCGCTTCCATGGTCAACAGCAAAAACGCCGATTTCAAAAGCGTGGCCCGCTTTATTCGACGGCTGGTTAAAGGATACCCCAAAATGAATCTTTCCCCGAAAACAATTTTAAATATCAACTTCCCGGGCAAAGTCAAAGACGGATTCAAAAAATATCGTTTCACCAGTCTGGGCAGTCGGGAATATGATGATATTATCGAAAAACGAAAAGACCCGCGCGGCTGGGACTATTATTGGATTGCCGGAAGCCCCATCTGGAAGATGGTTCCGGGCACCGATATTTACGCCATTGAGTCTGGCGAAGTATCTATTACTCCGATACATTTCCATTTTACCGATAATAAAGCATTGAGCTCTTTGACTGAAAACGGTTTCAAGCTTCCCCGGTAA
- a CDS encoding TIGR00725 family protein yields MADANKIIIGVIGAGKCAKKLREQSYGVGQEIAKAGAILVTGGLKGVMEAASRGAKEAGGTVIGIVPGADKTKANPYCDIVIPTGIGEARNVIVVQTADALISLHGRYGTIIEMCFALKQKKPLVSLVNWDILPEVITKSTPVEAVEEAIRLVRSGQK; encoded by the coding sequence ATGGCTGACGCGAATAAAATCATCATTGGTGTTATCGGGGCTGGAAAATGTGCTAAAAAATTGCGAGAGCAGTCCTATGGGGTTGGGCAGGAAATCGCCAAAGCCGGCGCGATTCTTGTCACCGGAGGTCTCAAAGGCGTCATGGAAGCGGCATCTCGCGGAGCCAAAGAAGCAGGCGGCACCGTTATCGGGATCGTTCCGGGGGCCGATAAAACCAAAGCCAATCCGTACTGCGACATCGTAATTCCGACCGGTATCGGCGAGGCTCGCAACGTAATTGTCGTCCAGACCGCCGATGCTCTGATATCCCTGCATGGCCGCTATGGCACGATTATCGAAATGTGTTTTGCTCTCAAACAAAAAAAACCGTTAGTGTCGCTGGTGAATTGGGATATTCTTCCCGAAGTAATTACCAAATCAACTCCGGTCGAGGCGGTCGAAGAAGCGATAAGGCTGGTCCGTAGTGGCCAAAAGTAG
- a CDS encoding plasmid pRiA4b ORF-3 family protein → MSDKIYQIKISLLDIKPLIWRRVAVSGNVTLAKLHKIIQTVMGWENYHLHEFRYKGVVYAVPDPEFDNVDVVDDRKAKLSRMIKEPKQQFSYTYDFGDGWGHRLLVEKISDPEPEITYPICMGGERACPPEDCGGTYGYENFLEAIGDLGHEEHETMLEWIGGEFDANEFSVEETNEILADEFKSKSVK, encoded by the coding sequence ATGTCTGACAAGATATATCAAATAAAAATATCGCTTCTTGATATAAAGCCATTGATTTGGAGGCGCGTTGCGGTTTCGGGGAATGTCACTCTGGCAAAGCTTCATAAGATTATACAAACCGTAATGGGATGGGAAAACTATCATTTGCATGAATTCAGATACAAGGGTGTAGTGTATGCTGTTCCTGATCCTGAGTTTGATAACGTTGATGTCGTAGATGACCGCAAGGCTAAGCTGAGTCGAATGATAAAAGAACCCAAGCAGCAGTTTTCGTATACTTATGATTTTGGGGACGGTTGGGGACATCGTTTGCTCGTTGAGAAGATTTCGGACCCGGAACCTGAAATTACTTACCCAATCTGCATGGGAGGGGAGCGGGCATGTCCGCCGGAAGACTGCGGTGGTACTTACGGTTATGAGAATTTCCTCGAGGCCATTGGCGATCTCGGTCACGAAGAGCATGAAACGATGCTCGAATGGATAGGCGGCGAATTTGACGCCAATGAATTTAGTGTTGAAGAGACTAATGAAATACTGGCAGATGAGTTCAAATCCAAATCGGTCAAGTGA
- a CDS encoding acylphosphatase produces MAKSSVKIIVSGLVQGVSFRYFTYKQAAALGLTGYAKNLPTGQVEIIAQGEKGMIDELVKAVRVGPGYASVSDVQLEEIQTDEHFDKFGMR; encoded by the coding sequence GTGGCCAAAAGTAGCGTCAAAATAATTGTCAGCGGTTTGGTGCAGGGCGTCAGCTTCAGGTACTTCACTTATAAACAGGCGGCCGCTCTGGGATTGACAGGATACGCCAAAAATCTTCCCACCGGACAGGTTGAAATAATCGCCCAGGGCGAAAAGGGCATGATCGATGAACTGGTCAAAGCCGTCCGCGTCGGCCCCGGCTACGCTTCGGTATCCGATGTGCAACTGGAAGAGATTCAAACCGATGAACACTTTGACAAATTTGGAATGAGATAA
- a CDS encoding adenine phosphoribosyltransferase, giving the protein MDLKNAIRSIPDFPKPGIIFRDITTLLSNPEAFKQSLDEFEKYLRDKNINRIAAIDSRGFLFGGALADRMNIPLSIIRKKGKLPFDTVSASYELEYGTDTLEMHKDAVNPGDRVAVIDDLLATGGTLESSCRMVEELGGEVTVIGIVIELSFLNGRSKLSQYDICALVDYASE; this is encoded by the coding sequence ATGGATTTGAAAAACGCCATCCGTTCCATTCCCGATTTCCCCAAACCGGGGATAATTTTTCGGGATATAACTACACTGTTATCCAATCCGGAAGCGTTTAAACAATCGCTTGATGAATTTGAAAAATATCTTCGCGATAAAAATATTAATCGTATTGCCGCTATCGATTCGCGCGGCTTTTTATTCGGCGGGGCGCTGGCAGACCGCATGAATATTCCGCTGTCTATTATTCGCAAAAAAGGCAAACTCCCATTTGATACCGTTTCAGCTTCTTATGAACTCGAATACGGTACCGATACGCTCGAGATGCATAAAGACGCCGTCAATCCCGGCGACAGAGTCGCCGTCATCGATGACCTGCTCGCAACCGGCGGAACGCTTGAGTCATCCTGCAGGATGGTCGAGGAGCTCGGGGGAGAGGTAACCGTGATTGGCATCGTCATCGAATTGTCATTTCTCAACGGCCGGAGCAAATTATCTCAGTATGACATCTGCGCCCTTGTTGATTACGCGAGTGAATAG